From the genome of Abditibacteriaceae bacterium, one region includes:
- a CDS encoding CAP domain-containing protein, with the protein MKFRLFPALTCLAFVAHAPAVCAAPAPAVSSPPAKSAAPVVTAAQASSALTFWQSALDQLAQGRYAEARIMLETARTQSGDAPEINLLLAYLAEREGKDTATLLAPVQNSSALAAAWRTQIRVPETPVKDIQIERATTKPPVVVLPAILSQPDARLLALEKYVANRVNAERTARGLRPLSYDSLLADTARAHSGEMRDKKYFAHESPTPSLAAPLDRYRAAFGRTPRLVAENIYRSWGAPRRLTEKDAEEAHDALMKSPGHFANIVLPDATHIGIGLVSNSNGDFWITEMFAR; encoded by the coding sequence ATGAAATTTCGTTTATTTCCCGCCTTAACCTGCCTTGCATTTGTGGCCCACGCGCCTGCCGTCTGCGCCGCACCCGCGCCGGCAGTTTCTTCACCACCGGCGAAATCGGCGGCTCCGGTGGTCACGGCGGCGCAGGCCTCTTCGGCGTTAACTTTTTGGCAGTCCGCGCTCGACCAACTAGCGCAGGGCCGTTATGCCGAAGCACGCATCATGCTCGAAACAGCGCGCACGCAGAGCGGCGATGCGCCCGAAATCAATCTCTTGCTGGCTTACCTCGCCGAGCGCGAAGGCAAAGATACCGCGACGCTTCTCGCGCCGGTTCAAAACAGTTCCGCATTGGCTGCGGCCTGGCGCACTCAGATTCGCGTTCCTGAAACGCCAGTTAAGGATATTCAAATCGAGCGCGCGACGACCAAGCCGCCCGTTGTCGTGTTGCCCGCAATTCTCAGCCAACCCGACGCGCGCTTGCTGGCGCTAGAAAAATACGTGGCGAATCGCGTTAATGCCGAGCGGACAGCGCGCGGGCTGCGCCCCTTGAGCTACGATTCTTTGCTCGCTGATACCGCGCGCGCTCATTCAGGCGAAATGCGGGACAAGAAATATTTCGCTCATGAATCGCCGACGCCGTCGCTGGCTGCGCCCCTCGACCGCTATCGCGCTGCTTTCGGTCGCACGCCGCGTTTGGTGGCAGAAAATATCTATCGTTCGTGGGGCGCGCCGCGTCGCCTGACCGAAAAAGACGCGGAAGAAGCGCACGATGCGCTGATGAAATCGCCCGGCCACTTTGCCAACATCGTGCTGCCCGACGCCACACACATCGGCATCGGTCTGGTTTCCAACAGCAACGGCGACTTCTGGATCACCGAAATGTTCGCGCGCTAG
- a CDS encoding isochorismatase family cysteine hydrolase — translation MALRLRRPGLMPNLNEDLHGMVPDKSDVALLLIDVINDLEFPGSERLLEHALPMADKIAALKARCQSAGIPVVYVNDNFGRWQSDWTRNVEHCLQDDVKGKPLVEKLVPGEDDYFVLKPKHSAFFSTNLDILLDYLKAKTLILTGVAGNICVLFSANDAYMRDFRLYVPRDCIASNEAEDNEVALHLMETVLKADITPSDGLSLKKLLREADSEEEKPLVPVEETE, via the coding sequence GTGGCACTTCGCTTGCGGCGTCCTGGGCTTATGCCAAACCTCAACGAAGATTTACACGGCATGGTGCCGGACAAAAGCGATGTCGCGCTCTTGTTGATTGATGTCATTAACGACCTGGAATTTCCTGGCAGCGAACGACTGCTTGAACACGCGTTGCCGATGGCCGATAAAATTGCGGCGCTTAAAGCGCGCTGTCAAAGTGCCGGAATTCCGGTGGTTTATGTCAACGACAACTTCGGGCGCTGGCAAAGCGATTGGACACGCAACGTCGAGCATTGTCTGCAAGACGACGTGAAAGGCAAGCCGCTCGTCGAAAAACTCGTGCCGGGCGAAGACGATTATTTTGTCCTCAAGCCAAAGCATTCGGCGTTCTTTTCGACAAACCTCGACATTTTGCTCGATTATCTCAAGGCGAAAACGCTGATTCTGACTGGAGTTGCGGGCAACATTTGCGTACTTTTCTCGGCTAACGACGCGTATATGCGCGACTTCCGCTTGTATGTCCCGCGCGATTGCATCGCGTCCAACGAAGCCGAAGACAACGAAGTGGCACTTCACTTGATGGAAACGGTTCTCAAAGCCGACATCACGCCATCCGACGGGCTGAGCTTAAAAAAGCTCCTGCGCGAAGCCGATAGCGAAGAAGAAAAACCTCTCGTCCCCGTTGAAGAAACCGAATGA